The nucleotide sequence CACGGCGGCCTCCTCTTCGGCGCGGCTGTGGTGGTGCTGCGCAGCCAGCACGGCCATCTGCGTGGTGGCGAAGTTGCCCAGCTCGAAGGGTTTCCATTTGTGTTCAGGGCCGGTGGGCGGGGGGCGCCCGGGCTCCAGGCCGAAGAGCTTGGCGGCCTGTTGGGCTGCAGGACCGGCTGGGCCGCGGGGCGCACGCTCGCAGGGCCTCGGGTCCGCCTCGGGCTTGAGCAGCTCCTTGGCAGGCAGGTAGGCGCGGGGGTCCGGGGAGGCGCGTGCAGCCCGCACCGTGGGGGCATCTGCAGGCGACGGCCGCTTGAGTGAGCGGATGACCGAGTTCTTCTCGCGCAGGCCCTCGGGCCGGTCCAGAGGCCGCGGGGAGCCGGGGGGCGCCTGCAGGACCCCTGGTCTACCAGCCTCACGCTCGCGGGCCCGGGCATCACGCGCCTGGGATGCGATCTGGATGGGCCCGGGGCGCTCGTCGAAGACCTCTACAGAAGGCACGAAGGTGGGCGCCACCACGCGGTGCTCACGGCCCTGCTCGCGGAAGACGGTGTAGACACCGGCGGGGGTGGCCGTGGGGGGTGCGGGAGGCCCCTTGGGGGGCGCAGGCGGCGGGGGCAGCGGTGAGGGGCAGGGGCGCGGCCCGGGTAGCAGGGTCTCCGTGCGCCGCAGCAGCCGCGCGCCCTCGTCCTGCCGGGCGGCCTCCTTAGCACCCCCGCGCCCCGCTTCGGCCACCAGCGCGGGCAGCCCCGCGTCCCCGGCGCCGCCGTTGCACATGGTTAGTACCGACGGCTGCAGTGCCGCGTTCTTGGTCTTGGACTCAGTCAGGAAGGGCGACAGGCGCTCAGCCAGGCGCGGGGGCCCCCGGTCCTGGCGGCCCTCCACACGCGCCTCCTGGGTCAGGTCCACCACGCCGCGTGGCCCCGAGGCCTCCTCGCCCCGGGCGCGGGGGTCCTTCTTGCCGAACAGCAGAGGCGGCTCCCCGCCGCGGCCCGCCCGCTCCTTGGC is from Theropithecus gelada isolate Dixy unplaced genomic scaffold, Tgel_1.0 HiC_scaffold_981, whole genome shotgun sequence and encodes:
- the LOC112618103 gene encoding trinucleotide repeat-containing gene 18 protein-like, giving the protein MGPSASSHGSPVPLPSDLSFRSPTPSNLPMVQLWAAHAHEGFSHLPSGLYPSYLHLSHLEPPSSGSPLLSQLGQPSIFDTQKGQGPGGDGFYLPTAGAPGPLHSHAPSARTPGGGHSSGPPAKGSSSRDGPAKERAGRGGEPPLLFGKKDPRARGEEASGPRGVVDLTQEARVEGRQDRGPPRLAERLSPFLTESKTKNAALQPSVLTMCNGGAGDAGLPALVAEAGRGGAKEAARQDEGARLLRRTETLLPGPRPCPSPLPPPPAPPKGPPAPPTATPAGVYTVFREQGREHRVVAPTFVPSVEVFDERPGPIQIASQARDARAREREAGRPGVLQAPPGSPRPLDRPEGLREKNSVIRSLKRPSPADAPTVRAARASPDPRAYLPAKELLKPEADPRPCERAPRGPAGPAAQQAAKLFGLEPGRPPPTGPEHKWKPFELGNFATTQMAVLAAQHHHSRAEEEAAVVAASSSKKAYLDPGAVLPRSAATCGRPIADMHSTAHGPGEASAMQSLIKYSGSFAREAVAVRPGGCGKKSPFGGLGTMKPEPAPTSAGAPRAQGRLPHSGGPAAGGSRQLKRDPERPESAKAFGREGSGAQGEAEVRHPPVGIAVAVARQKDSGGSGRLGPGLADQDRSLSLSNVK